The following coding sequences are from one Megachile rotundata isolate GNS110a chromosome 13, iyMegRotu1, whole genome shotgun sequence window:
- the LOC100881115 gene encoding putative tubulin polyglutamylase TTLL9 isoform X1, whose product MSKNTASGRDSETENCASSIQREKRNFNAKKRQNGDENVIKFRCDFPSTQVKVMLARGWVQVTDTEDTSWCLWWCEINDVRQALDLKLAFHQKIPHFRNHYELTRKNYLHRNLKRYKKSLLKSNKIDEAELCDCMPLTFELPNDYRLFAEEYHKQPGATWIVKPAGRSQGRGIFLFRKLKDLAEWRNKEYGPELIEANRDQPAVETFIVQKYVENPYLLAGRKFDLRIYTLVTSFHPLKVWLAREGFARLSAELFDLENIDDSRVHLTNMAIQLKIQGDEKREELKKGCKWALIKVREFLTARHGITDVEVLLQRIAGVIMASLLAVQPVIMQGKNSFELYGYDILLDEDLTPWLLEVNASPALTGTDTEDYRLKFDLLDDTLNILDFEGRFTGLETRIGGFDLLWSDGPVWTTCPNPAICGEPPNDLRKLNIFLGAKNDRVQQLRQLLDYLDEKRNRGQGNRARKIN is encoded by the exons ATGTCCAAGAATACGGCGTCTGGTCGTGACAGCGAAACGGAGAACTGTGCGTCATCTATTCAacgagaaaaaagaaatttcaacGCGAAAAAGAGGCAGAACGGAGACGAAAATGTCATCAAATTCCGCTGCGACTTCCCCTCGACGCAGGTTAAGGTGATGCTGGCCAGAGGATGGGTCCAG GTAACCGATACCGAGGACACCAGTTGGTGTCTCTGGTGGTGCGAGATCAACGACGTACGACAAGCCTTGGACTTAAAGCTCGCCTTCCATCAAAAGATACCCCACTTTCGCAATCATTACGAGCTGACGCGTAAGAACTATCTGCACAGGAACCTGAAACGCTACAAGAAGTCGTTGCTCAAGTCGAATAAAATCGACGAGGCTGAACTTTGCGACTGCATGCCGTTGACTTTTGAACTACCCAATGATTACAGACTGTTCGCAGAGGAGTATCATAAGCAACCTGGCGCTACGTGGATTGTGAAACCCGCTGGGAGATCGCAGGGAAGAG GTATATTCCTGTTCAGGAAGCTGAAGGACCTAGCAGAGTGGCGAAATAAAGAATACGGTCCCGAGCTGATCGAGGCAAATCGCGATCAACCCGCAGTGGAGACGTTCATCGTTCAGAAATACGTGGAGAATCCTTACCTCCTGGCAG GGAGGAAATTCGACCTGCGTATTTACACTCTAGTTACCTCTTTTCACCCTTTGAAAGTGTGGCTGGCCAGAGAGGGTTTCGCTCGTTTATCCGCCGAGTTATTCGATCTGGAGAACATCGACGACAGCAGGGTGCATTTGACCAATATGGCGATACAGTTGAAGATACAGGGTGACGAGAAGAGGGAGGAGCTGAAGAAGGGTTGTAAATGGGCCTTGATCAAGGTCAGGGAGTTCCTCACTGCTAGACATGGAATCACCGATGTTGAAGTGCTACTTCAACGAATCGCTG GTGTGATAATGGCGAGTCTACTGGCAGTACAGCCGGTGATAATGCAAGGAAAGAACTCCTTCGAGCTGTACGGCTACGACATACTTCTAGACGAAGATCTAACACCCTGGTTGCTGGAGGTGAACGCCTCGCCAGCCCTAACCGGTACCGACACCGAGGATTATCGACTGAAGTTCGACCTGCTAGACGACACGCTCAACATCCTCGACTTCGAGGGTCGTTTCACGGGCCTGGAGACGAGAATCGGTGGCTTCGATCTTCTGTGGAGCGACGGCCCTGTCTGGACCACTTGTCCTAATCCTGCTATCTGCGGAGAACCACCCAACGACCTCAGGAAGCTCAATATTTTCCTTGGAGCCAAGAACGATCGCGTTCAACAGCTACGTCAGCTGTTGGATTATTTGGACGAGAAACGGAATAGGGGACAGGGTAATCGTGCTAGGAAAATTAACTAA
- the LOC100881115 gene encoding putative tubulin polyglutamylase TTLL9 isoform X2 has protein sequence MSKNTASGRDSETENCASSIQREKRNFNAKKRQNGDENVIKFRCDFPSTQVKVMLARGWVQVTDTEDTSWCLWWCEINDVRQALDLKLAFHQKIPHFRNHYELTRKNYLHRNLKRYKKSLLKSNKIDEAELCDCMPLTFELPNDYRLFAEEYHKQPGATWIVKPAGRSQGRGIFLFRKLKDLAEWRNKEYGPELIEANRDQPAVETFIVQKYVENPYLLAVWLAREGFARLSAELFDLENIDDSRVHLTNMAIQLKIQGDEKREELKKGCKWALIKVREFLTARHGITDVEVLLQRIAGVIMASLLAVQPVIMQGKNSFELYGYDILLDEDLTPWLLEVNASPALTGTDTEDYRLKFDLLDDTLNILDFEGRFTGLETRIGGFDLLWSDGPVWTTCPNPAICGEPPNDLRKLNIFLGAKNDRVQQLRQLLDYLDEKRNRGQGNRARKIN, from the exons ATGTCCAAGAATACGGCGTCTGGTCGTGACAGCGAAACGGAGAACTGTGCGTCATCTATTCAacgagaaaaaagaaatttcaacGCGAAAAAGAGGCAGAACGGAGACGAAAATGTCATCAAATTCCGCTGCGACTTCCCCTCGACGCAGGTTAAGGTGATGCTGGCCAGAGGATGGGTCCAG GTAACCGATACCGAGGACACCAGTTGGTGTCTCTGGTGGTGCGAGATCAACGACGTACGACAAGCCTTGGACTTAAAGCTCGCCTTCCATCAAAAGATACCCCACTTTCGCAATCATTACGAGCTGACGCGTAAGAACTATCTGCACAGGAACCTGAAACGCTACAAGAAGTCGTTGCTCAAGTCGAATAAAATCGACGAGGCTGAACTTTGCGACTGCATGCCGTTGACTTTTGAACTACCCAATGATTACAGACTGTTCGCAGAGGAGTATCATAAGCAACCTGGCGCTACGTGGATTGTGAAACCCGCTGGGAGATCGCAGGGAAGAG GTATATTCCTGTTCAGGAAGCTGAAGGACCTAGCAGAGTGGCGAAATAAAGAATACGGTCCCGAGCTGATCGAGGCAAATCGCGATCAACCCGCAGTGGAGACGTTCATCGTTCAGAAATACGTGGAGAATCCTTACCTCCTGGCAG TGTGGCTGGCCAGAGAGGGTTTCGCTCGTTTATCCGCCGAGTTATTCGATCTGGAGAACATCGACGACAGCAGGGTGCATTTGACCAATATGGCGATACAGTTGAAGATACAGGGTGACGAGAAGAGGGAGGAGCTGAAGAAGGGTTGTAAATGGGCCTTGATCAAGGTCAGGGAGTTCCTCACTGCTAGACATGGAATCACCGATGTTGAAGTGCTACTTCAACGAATCGCTG GTGTGATAATGGCGAGTCTACTGGCAGTACAGCCGGTGATAATGCAAGGAAAGAACTCCTTCGAGCTGTACGGCTACGACATACTTCTAGACGAAGATCTAACACCCTGGTTGCTGGAGGTGAACGCCTCGCCAGCCCTAACCGGTACCGACACCGAGGATTATCGACTGAAGTTCGACCTGCTAGACGACACGCTCAACATCCTCGACTTCGAGGGTCGTTTCACGGGCCTGGAGACGAGAATCGGTGGCTTCGATCTTCTGTGGAGCGACGGCCCTGTCTGGACCACTTGTCCTAATCCTGCTATCTGCGGAGAACCACCCAACGACCTCAGGAAGCTCAATATTTTCCTTGGAGCCAAGAACGATCGCGTTCAACAGCTACGTCAGCTGTTGGATTATTTGGACGAGAAACGGAATAGGGGACAGGGTAATCGTGCTAGGAAAATTAACTAA